The DNA sequence ATCCGTCCGGCGCATGGAAGGCCGCAAGGTTCTGCACCGTGAAGGCCGCCACGACCGAGCGCACGCGGTTCGGATTGCGCAGATCAAAGTCCGGATGCGCAGCGAGGGTCTTCACCGTTTCGGCATCGCCCGTGGTGGCCTGCAGGGCGAACCATTTGTCCATGACCAGCGGATTGTCCTTCCAGGTGGACTCGAAATCGGCCAGCGCCTCATTCGCCTTCCCGCCCTTCTGCACCGTATAGGCCCGCAGGGCTGCGAGGCGTTCGGTCATGTTGGTGGCATTGTCGTACAGTTTCCGCAGCGTATCGGCTGCGCCTGCATCAGGCGACACGCCGAGCAGCACGATCATCGCCGTTCGCAGCGCGCGGATCCCGGCCTGCTCAGCCCCCGGATCGAACGGTGTCGGGGTCGGCTTTCCAAGGGTCGAAGCACTGAAGCCGGAGAGTTTCTCCGCCAGCGCGGATTGAAGCTTCTTCCGGGCCGTATTCAGGGCGACGGCATCGGCCGGCTGGCGCTCCAGGAACATCTCCCCCACTTCCGGCAGACGCGTCAGCAGCGCGGCAAAGGCCGGATCATCCACAGCCCCTTCAACGGCGCCCGCAAGCGCGGCAACCAGCGCATCGTCCGGCTCTGCCTGGCTGCCCTCAGACAAGGCCAGGATCTCTTCCTTCACCAGTGTCTGAACGGCATCCCATTGATTGAACGGGTCAGTCTCCACACGAACCATTGCGAGGCGCTGGTCACGCGTCAGGGAGCGGTTGAGACGGATGGGGGCCGTGAAATCGCGGTTGACCGAGACCAGCGGCGCTTCGGTCACGCTTTCGGGCATCTCCATCGTCAGGGTGATCTCTTCATCTTCCAGAATGGTTGTCCATTCTGCGAGATTACCTTCCTCGTCCAGCAGCGCCATTTCCAGCGGGATCGGCACCGGCGCTTTCACCGGCTGGCCGGGCGTCGGCGGCGTTTTCTGTTTCAGTGTGATCTCAAGTTCACGCGTCTCGGGCTTCCAGTTTTCCTCAACCGTCACTTCCGGCGTTCCGGCCTGGGCATACCAGAGGCGGAACTGGGTGAAGTCCTCGCCGGTGACGTCTTCGAAGCATTTGTAGAAATCCTCAATCGTCACGGCCTGGCCGTCATGACGCTCGAAATAGAGGTCTGTGCCTTTACGGTAGAGCTCTTCGCCGATCATCCGGCGCAGCATGCCGATCAGTTCGGCGCCCTTCTCATAGACCGTGGCCGTGTAGAGATTGTCGATGGAGCCATAATGGTCCGGCCGCACCGAATGGGCGAGCGGGCCGGCATCTTCCGCGAACTGGCGCGCGCGCAGGCGGATGACATCCTTGATGCGCTGCACCGGGCGCGAGCGCATGTCCGCCGAGAAATTCTGATCACGGAACACCGTGAGACCTTCTTTCAGGCAGAGCTGGAACCAGTCCCGGCAGGTGATGCGGTTGCCTGTCCAGTTATGGAAATATTCGTGGGCGACGATGCTTTCGATGGCCTCGAAATCTGCGTCCGTCGCGCTCGCCTCGTCGGCCAGCACATAGGCGGAGTTGAAGACGTTGAGGCCCTTGTTCTCCATGGCGCCGAAATTGAAGTCGCGCACGGCCACGATGTTGAACACGCCAAGATCATAAGCGCGGCCATAGGTCTGCTCGTCCCAGGTCATGGAGCGTTTGAGGCTGTCCATCGCCCAGGCGGCGCGTTCGGCATCACCCTTGTCGACATGGATGGCCAGCGCAATCTCGTCGCCATTCATCGTGGTGAAGCTGTCGCGCCAGACGTCATAATCCCCGGCGCAGAGCGCGAAGAGGTAAGACGGCTTCTTGTGCGGATCATCCCAGACCGCGAAATGGCGGCCGTCGTCCAGGTCTCCGGTCTCACCCGGCGTGCCATTGGACAGGAGGATCGGATAGGCCGCCTTGTCTGCAGCCATCCAGACATGAAACGCGCTCATCACATCCGGCCGGTCCGGATAGAAGGTGATGCGGCGGAAGCCTGTCGACTCGCACTGGCTGCAGAAGCGCCCGCCGGACATGTAAAGACCGGACAGCGCCGTGTTCTGCGACGGGGCGATCTCCACCTCGGTTACCAGCGTGAAGGCATCCGGCACCGAGGCGATGGTCAGGCCTTTCTCGGTCTGCTCATAGGCGCCCGGCTCCAGCGGCGTGCCATCAATGGCGATCGAGAGGAGCTTCAGCCCGTCCCCGTCCAGTTCCAGCGCCTCTCCCCCCCCGCCGGTGCGCCGGATCTTCAGTTCGGAGCGGACTTTCGTCGCATCCGGATCGAGATCGAAACGCAGATCCACCTGCTCGACTTCGAACGGATAGGGTTTGTAGTCGGAAAGGTTGACGGATACGGGGGTTTCGGTTCGCATAATGGCTCCGGGGTCTTGGCAATCGCTTCAATGGACATAGGAAATGGGAAGAGGCACGTCGAGGGCCGGAAGGCTGTCAGTCATCAGGCAGGCACCGGCGGCTACCGGCAAGAAAGGGAGCAGATTCCGATGACCCGCTTTTTCCGGTCAGCTGCAGCCCGGCGCGCAGCCGGCATCGCAGCGCTTGCCCTGATGCTCGCAATCGCCGTGCTTTCACTGGTTCCGGCAGGTGACCTGCCGCCGGTCGAAGGCTCCGACAAGCTCAAACACTTCATTGCCTATGGCAGTCTTGGCGGCGCCCTGACCCTTGCCCTCGGACCCGGCCGCGCTGTCCGCGCCTTTCTCATTACGATTATTTATGGTGCCATGATGGAAGTGGCGCAGGGACTGGCGCCGACCGGACGGGAATTTTCCCTGCTCGACGAAGTCGCCAACATTCTGGGCGCCGGACTCGGAACAGGTCTCGCGCTGATCCTCCGGCGCTGAGCGCCCATCCGGCCATCACGTCTCCCGCGAAGCCGGTCCGGTCAATTTACCGGAACCCTGCGGCACCCTTCCGCCGGGTCACGGCTTTCCGTGCACGTAAAGCGCGCTATTTTCCAATCCAGAAACGCAAACACGCCCGTACAATGGGCGAAGGGAGGCCATCCACTCATGAACTTCGATTTTTCGGAAGACCAGAAATACCTCGCTGGCGAAGCGCGGAAATTCCTCGAAGCCGAGAGCGCCATTGCGGTGGTGCGCGAGGTATTGAACGATGACGACAAGGCCTATTCGGAAGGCCTCTGGAAGAAGATCGGCGAAATGGGATGGCTGGGCACCGCTGTTCCGGAAGAACAGGGCGGGCTCGGCCTCGGCATGCTGGAAATGTGCGTGCTGGCCGAAGAGATGGGCCGCGTCCTGGCGCCGGTCCCCTTCTCGTCCACGGCCTATTTCCTGACTGAGGCAGTGAAGCTGGCCGGGTCGGATGAGGTGAAGAACGACATCCTGCCGCGCATCGTCGCCGGTGAGGTTATCGGCTGCTATGCCGCCAGCGAAGGCCCGGGACATCCGGAACCTGCAACCCTCAAGACCACATTCGACGGCTCCACTGTCTCCGGCACCAAGATCCCGGTCACCGATGGCGGCATCGCCACGCATGCCGTTGTGCTGGCCAAGGAAGGCTCCGGCGCCAGCCTCGTGCTGGTGGATCTCTCCGGCGCAGGCGTGACGCGTAAGACGCTGTCCACGCTGGACCCGACGCGCGGCCATGCCGAGCTGACCTTCGACAAGACGCCGGGCATCCGCCTCGGTGCCGCAGGTGACGGCGCAAACCTGAATGATCAGCTGATGGACAGGGTCGCCGTGCTGCTCGCCTTCGAACAGCTGGGCGGGGCCTCCCGCGCGCTGGAAATGGCGAAGGAATACGCGCTGGAGCGCTACGCCTTCGGCCGTCCGATCGCCGGCAACCAGGCCATCAAGCACAAGCTGGCCGAGATGTATGTGAAGAACGAGGTGGCCCGGTCCAACTGCTTCTATGGCGCCTGGGCCCTGTCGACCGATGCGCCGGAAATGCCGGAAGCCGCTGCCGCTGCGCGCGTCGCCGCGTCGGAAGCCTTCTGGTTCGCTTCGAAAGAGAACATCCAGACTCATGGCGGCATGGGCTTCACCTGGGAGGTGGACTGCCACCTCTACTACCGCCGTGCCAAGCTGCTGGCCGTGCAGGCCGGCGGGCCGAAGGTCTGGAAAGAGAAACTCGTGCGTGCTCTTGAGCAGAAAAACGCCGCCTAAGGAGGAAACATCATGGACTTCAACGATACACCCGAAGAAGCCGCGTTCCGCAAAGAGGCGCGCACCTTCCTTGAAAAACACCTGAAGCCGAAGGGCTCGGAGCCAGCCAGCCGCAACCGTGCGAACATGCTGGACAAGGCGAAAGCCTGGCAGAAGACGAAAGCCGAGAACAAATTCGCACAGATCACCTGGCCCAAGGAATGGGGCGGGCGTGGCGGCACCGCCATGCAGAGCGTGATCTGGGGCCAGGAAGAGTCGAAATTCGACGCGCCGACCGGCCCGTTCGCCATCGGCCTCGGCATGTGTGTGCCCACCGTCATCGCCTTCGGCTCCGACGAACACAAGGAACGCTATGTCCAGAAAGCCCTGATGGGCGAGGAAATCTGGTGCCAGCTGTTCTCCGAACCGTCTGCCGGGTCTGACGTGGCCGGCCTGAAAACCCGCGCCGTCAAGGATGGCGACGACTGGGTGATCAACGGCCAGAAGGTCTGGACCTCCGGCGCCCACTATTCCGATTTCGGCATCCTCCTTGTCCGGACGGATCCGAAAGTGCCGAAGCACAAGGGCCTCACCATGTTCATCGTGAACATGAAACAGCCCGGCGTCGAAGTCCGCCCGATCCACCAGGCCTCCGGCGGCCGGGAATTCAACGAGGTTTACTTCACCGACGTCCGCATCCCGGACAAGGACCGTCTCGGCGATGTCGGCGCAGGCTGGAAAGTGGCGCTCGTCACGCTGATGAACGAACGTCTCGCTGTCGGCGGCTCCCCCGGTCCGGACTGGGCAGAGATCATGGATTATGCCCGTGATCAGGGCACGCTGTCCGATCAGGCCTTCCGCGAGAAACTGGCGGACTGGTACGTCGCCGCGCAGGGCTACAAGCTGACCAAGTTCCGCACCCAGACCGCCCTCTCCCGCGGCCAGACGCCGGGGCCGGAAAACTCGATCGGCAAGATCATCACGGCCAACCATCTTCAGGACATCTGCAACTCGGCCATCGAGATGCAGGACCATTACGGCATCATCAACGAGACCGACCGGATGCCGGCCGATGCGATCTTCCAGCAGAGCTTCATGTGGGCCCCCGGCCTGCGCATTGCTGGCGGCACGGATGAAATCCTGAAGAACATCATCGCAGAGCGCGTCCTGGGCCTGCCGCAGGATGTCCGCGTCGACAAGGACAAGCCGTTCGACGAGCTGAAAAGCGGCTGATCCGGCCTGCGTCCAATCTATCGAAGAGTCCCGGCTGGTTCGCGCCAGCCGGGACTTTTACGTATGGCCTTCAGATTATGGTATAATAGGATCCCACGCTTCTGGAGGAGCCTGCCATGTTCAAGACCAATGAAGGCACCATCGACCGCGTCCTGCGCGTCATCGTCGGCCTCGCCCTGATTGCCATCGTCTTCGTCGGCCCGCAGACGCCGTGGGGCTGGATCGGCCTTGTGCCGCTGCTGACAGGCCTCGCCGGGACCTGCCCGCTCTACACGATCCTCGGCATCCGCACCTGCAAG is a window from the uncultured Hyphomonas sp. genome containing:
- the pepN gene encoding aminopeptidase N, whose amino-acid sequence is MRTETPVSVNLSDYKPYPFEVEQVDLRFDLDPDATKVRSELKIRRTGGGGEALELDGDGLKLLSIAIDGTPLEPGAYEQTEKGLTIASVPDAFTLVTEVEIAPSQNTALSGLYMSGGRFCSQCESTGFRRITFYPDRPDVMSAFHVWMAADKAAYPILLSNGTPGETGDLDDGRHFAVWDDPHKKPSYLFALCAGDYDVWRDSFTTMNGDEIALAIHVDKGDAERAAWAMDSLKRSMTWDEQTYGRAYDLGVFNIVAVRDFNFGAMENKGLNVFNSAYVLADEASATDADFEAIESIVAHEYFHNWTGNRITCRDWFQLCLKEGLTVFRDQNFSADMRSRPVQRIKDVIRLRARQFAEDAGPLAHSVRPDHYGSIDNLYTATVYEKGAELIGMLRRMIGEELYRKGTDLYFERHDGQAVTIEDFYKCFEDVTGEDFTQFRLWYAQAGTPEVTVEENWKPETRELEITLKQKTPPTPGQPVKAPVPIPLEMALLDEEGNLAEWTTILEDEEITLTMEMPESVTEAPLVSVNRDFTAPIRLNRSLTRDQRLAMVRVETDPFNQWDAVQTLVKEEILALSEGSQAEPDDALVAALAGAVEGAVDDPAFAALLTRLPEVGEMFLERQPADAVALNTARKKLQSALAEKLSGFSASTLGKPTPTPFDPGAEQAGIRALRTAMIVLLGVSPDAGAADTLRKLYDNATNMTERLAALRAYTVQKGGKANEALADFESTWKDNPLVMDKWFALQATTGDAETVKTLAAHPDFDLRNPNRVRSVVAAFTVQNLAAFHAPDGSGYQAVEEIILKADKANPALGARLLTAFEQWRILEPQARDAAEATLKRLQAAGLSSNAADIVARALG
- a CDS encoding VanZ family protein; this translates as MTRFFRSAAARRAAGIAALALMLAIAVLSLVPAGDLPPVEGSDKLKHFIAYGSLGGALTLALGPGRAVRAFLITIIYGAMMEVAQGLAPTGREFSLLDEVANILGAGLGTGLALILRR
- a CDS encoding acyl-CoA dehydrogenase family protein: MNFDFSEDQKYLAGEARKFLEAESAIAVVREVLNDDDKAYSEGLWKKIGEMGWLGTAVPEEQGGLGLGMLEMCVLAEEMGRVLAPVPFSSTAYFLTEAVKLAGSDEVKNDILPRIVAGEVIGCYAASEGPGHPEPATLKTTFDGSTVSGTKIPVTDGGIATHAVVLAKEGSGASLVLVDLSGAGVTRKTLSTLDPTRGHAELTFDKTPGIRLGAAGDGANLNDQLMDRVAVLLAFEQLGGASRALEMAKEYALERYAFGRPIAGNQAIKHKLAEMYVKNEVARSNCFYGAWALSTDAPEMPEAAAAARVAASEAFWFASKENIQTHGGMGFTWEVDCHLYYRRAKLLAVQAGGPKVWKEKLVRALEQKNAA
- a CDS encoding acyl-CoA dehydrogenase family protein; this translates as MDFNDTPEEAAFRKEARTFLEKHLKPKGSEPASRNRANMLDKAKAWQKTKAENKFAQITWPKEWGGRGGTAMQSVIWGQEESKFDAPTGPFAIGLGMCVPTVIAFGSDEHKERYVQKALMGEEIWCQLFSEPSAGSDVAGLKTRAVKDGDDWVINGQKVWTSGAHYSDFGILLVRTDPKVPKHKGLTMFIVNMKQPGVEVRPIHQASGGREFNEVYFTDVRIPDKDRLGDVGAGWKVALVTLMNERLAVGGSPGPDWAEIMDYARDQGTLSDQAFREKLADWYVAAQGYKLTKFRTQTALSRGQTPGPENSIGKIITANHLQDICNSAIEMQDHYGIINETDRMPADAIFQQSFMWAPGLRIAGGTDEILKNIIAERVLGLPQDVRVDKDKPFDELKSG
- a CDS encoding DUF2892 domain-containing protein, encoding MFKTNEGTIDRVLRVIVGLALIAIVFVGPQTPWGWIGLVPLLTGLAGTCPLYTILGIRTCKLKD